CGCGCTCACGACCTCGAACTTCCCGGCGGTGAGCTGCTTCCGGTCAGTGCCGTCCGGCGCCGCGGAGTAGAGATGGGCGTAGCCGTCGGCCTCGCTCACCCACCAGGCGCGCGATCCGTTAGGCAGCCAGCCGCCGCACCCCGCGCACGGTCCGCCGACCCACGCCGAGTCGCGCAGGACGTCGATGGGACGCACGACGCCGGAGTCCGCGCCGACGGTGCTGATGACGCGCGTCTTGTAGTCGCGGCTCACCGCGTAGACGAGCGCCCGCGCGCCCGCGTCGTCCCATCCCATGACGAACGCGGTCGCGGGAGGATGCGTCGTGTCGCCGGGCACCACGCGAAGCCACTTCACGTCGCCGCGCGGCAGCGATACGAACGCGACGCGCCCTGCAGCCTGGTCGTCGCCGACCTTCGTCCGCGTGGACAGCTCCTCGGTGTAGCCGCTCAGCGTGACGTAGTTCGGCACCTGCACCTGCCGCGCGCGCGCGCGGCCGGCTGGAACGTCGTGATGAGCAGCGCGGTGCCGCTCGGCGCGACGCTCACCGACTGCACGCGCTCGCCCTGCAGGAGGAAGAGCGGCTTCGGCAGCCGCGCCTCGCGCGCCTTGCGCTCGGCGGCGGCGATGCTGTCGCGCGCGGCGCGGTCGCGCACCGCCTCGAACAGCTCGCGCTGCGTGGCCTCGAGCGCGCCGCGCTGTCCGGCCGCTCGTGCGCTGTCGACGGGCGCGGGCCCGGAGCGCACGTCGGTGAGCTGGCGAACGAGGCCGCCGTCGAGGTCGATCGAGAAGACGTTGTTGTCGCGCACGAAGAACACGCGCCGCGAGTCGGCGGAGAACTGCGGCGACGACTCGGCGGCGAGCGTCTCGGTCAGACGGCGGACCGACCCGGTGCGCGCGTCGAGCAGGAACAGATCACCGTCCGATGCGACGGCGCGCCAGCGACGATCCGGCGAGAGCGAGCCGCGCTCGAGCAGCGGACCGGCTGAATCCATCGCCGCGTCGCTCACGCGCTCGGGCGTCGCGCCAGCCTGCGCGCGCACGCGGTACGCCTTCGGCGTCTCGCGCCAGTCGGTGCCCGGCGGGTTCCACTGGAAGTAGATCCACTTCCCATCGGCGCTCCATCGCACGCGCTGCGGCTCGCGGCCGTAGAGCTCCGGACCGCGCATGATGTTGGCGATGGAGAAGTCGAACGGCCTGGGCTGGGCGGCGAGCGCCGCGGGGAGGAGGAGCGCGGCGAGCGTTAGGCGGAGGCGCATGAGGGGGCGGGTGCGGCGGGACGGCTGAGGGCGGGACGGTCGAGGGCGGGACGATCGACCGCGGGACGCGTACGGCGGGACGGGGTACGCGTCGAAAAGGTACGGCGGAAAGATCGACGGCGTGGAACCTTGGGCGAAGGGGGGGGAGCCCCCCTGGATACTAGGTACCGCGCGCGAGGCGTCGTCGATCGTCCCGCCGCACGGCGTCCCGCAGGCGAGCCGACCCGTCGCATCAGTCTGCCCCCCGCAGCAGCGCGACGAGCTCCCGCGCCGCCGCGTCCGGCGCGCCGGCGGCGTGCAGCGCCGCCGCGCGTCCACAGAGCGCGCCGAGCACGTTGCCGGTGCCGCTGTAGGCGCCGCACGCCCACACCCCTGGCCGGACCTCGGCGAGCACCGGCAGCCCCGTGTCCGAGTAGCCGACGAGCGCCGCCCACCGCCTGACGACCGGCGCGCGCACGCCGAGTCGGTCGCGCAGGAGCGTCTCGAGCGCGCGCTGCACCGGAGCGGTCGGCCGCGCGTCGTGCGTCCACTCCGCGTCGCCGCCCACGTCGCGCGCGCCGCCGAGCGCGATCGCGCCGTCGGCGAGCTGCTGCCAGTAGTCGTAACCCCACCGCGCGTACACCGGCCGCGGCACGTGCACCTCTGGCGCCGGCGCGGTGGCGAGCATCTGCAGCCGCGCGGTGCGCACGCGCGGCGCGAGCTCGGGCAGCAGCCGGTCGAGCGCCCCGTCGACGGCGACGACGACACCGCCGCAGCGCACCGTGCCACCGTCCGTGCGCACGACATCGCCCGCGATGTCGACCGCCCGGGTGCGCTCGAACAGCCGCGCGCCGTCGCCGAGCGCACGCGTGGCGAGCGCGCGCACGCGACGCAGCGGGTGCATGGCGCCGTCGGTGGGGACGAGGAGACCATGTCCCTCGGGGCCCTCGTACCACTCGACCGGGAGCGCGTCGGCGCGCATCGCCGCGAGCTGCGCGCGGCAGTCGTCCTCCTCCTCGGGTGACGCCGCGACGCGCAGCGATCCCACGAGGCGCACCGCCTCCGGTGTCTCCGCCGCGAGCCGCGCGACCTCGGCGATCGTCAGCTCGTACAGGCGTCGCGCGCGCGCGCGGCCGATCTTCGCGACGGCGTCGTGATGGAACTCGTACAGCCCGGCGAGCAGGAACCCACCGTTGCGCCCCGCGGCGCCGCACGCCACCTCGCCCGCATCGATCCCGACGACGCGCCGGCCCGCCGCGGTGAGCGCGCGCACCGCCGCGAGCCCCGAGCCCCCGAGCCCGACGACGCACACGTCGGCCTCGACCTCGCCGCCTAACGTCGGGAGATCGAGCCCGGGCGCGTCCTCCCACACGGCGGGCGTCGGGATCAGGCCGATGTCGGTCATCATGTCAGGTGGGGCGATTCGTGCTCACGCGGAGCCGCGGAGGACGCGGATAACAACATTGAACCGCAGAGGACGCAGAGGGCCGCAGAGGACTGTCCTCTTTGAATTGAACCACAGAGGGCACAGAGGACACGGAGGAGAACCACGTCAATGGGTTTCCTCTGTGTCCTCTGTGCCCTCTGTGGTCAAAAGCAGTTGATGTTCTCTTCTGCTTGCTCGAGGTGCTGGGCGAGTACCCTGGGGATCCAACGGCGATGAAGAGGATCTCGAGATCTTTTCGATCGCACTTGGATCCCCAGAGTACTCGATTGCCACCTCGCCCCATCGATGTGCTCCGCGTCTCCGCGCGCGACATGCAAGCTCACCGCTCGGGCAAGCTTCCGAGAAACGCCGCGAGCTGCGCGCCCCACACCGCAGCTACCGTGTGCGTGCCGTGTCCGCGCGTCTGCGCGCTCTCCGGGATCAGCACGTACCGCCCGTGCGGCACGCGCGGCATGAGCCGCTCCATGATGCCCAACGACGGCGGGTTCACCTCGTCGTCGGCGGAGTTGATCGCGAGCACCGGCGCCTGGATCGTCTCCAGCTTCGGCGACGGGTCGTAGTCGCGCGACGAGTCGAACTGGTAGAGGAAGTCGTTCGCGTCGGTCGCGCGCAGCTGGCGCTGCATGTACGCCGAGATCACGCTGTCCGCCGCGTCGCGCGTCGGGGCCTGCGCGTGCTGCTGGATGGGCGCGGTGCCCATGATCCACAGCATCTCGATCGCGCCGCGCAGCCCCTGTACGGGCGGCGTCGTGTAGTCGCCGTTCTGCCACGCCGGGTCGGCGCGGATGGCGTCCATCGCGAGACGGCGCATCATGCGGTTGCGTCCCGCGATCTGCGTCGGCGCGCAGGCGAGCGGCACGAGCCCGTCGACGAAATCCGGGTACGCCTCGCCCCACATCCACGCGTGCATGCACCCCATCGACGTGCCGAGCACCACGCGCAGGTGGTTCACGCCTAACGCCTGCGTCAGCAACAGGTGCTCGGCACGCACCATGTCCGTGTAGCCGTAGCGCGGGAAGCGCATGCGCAGCCCGTCGCTCGGCTTGCTGGAGCCGCCGTGGCCGATGTCGTCGGGCAGCACGACGTAGAACCGCGACGTGTCGAACGGCTGGCCCGGCGCGTACAGCGACACGAACTGCGGGCTCAGGAACTGACTTCCGGATCCGCCGGTGCCGTGCAGGACGAGCACCGCGTTGCGCACCACGCCGCGCGCGTCGCGCCGTGGGCGACCCAGCGTACGGAAATGCAGCCGCAGCTCGGGGAGCGTCTCGCCGCTCTCGAACCGGAAGTCGCGCGTGGTGAAGTCGCCCTGGGTGACCCCGGGCGAGGACTGCCGCGGTTGTGCCGTGGCGGGGACGGCGGCCGCGAGACCGACGAGGAGAAGAAGCCTGCGCATGGACGGGGTGGGGGACGGCCCGGTGTGCGTGTTGTACGACGCGGACGACGTGCGCCCGGCGCGGCACGTGCGTCAGGATGCGCGGTCGCGCGCTCGAATGGTACCGGCTCGCACGCGCGGCGGCACAACCCTGGGCGAAGGGGGGGGAGGCCCCCCTGGTAACTGCGATCCGGCCCGCCGGGTCGCCGGAGGGCGCACATGTCGCAGCTCTGGAACGACCCGCGCCAGGCGCTCCGCGCACTCGGGCGCGTGCCCGTCTTCACGCTCGCGGTGACGCTCACGCTCGGCCTGGGGATCGGGCTCGCGGCGGGTACCGCGGTGATCGCGCGCGCGGTGGCGTTCGCGGGCCTTCCGGTGCGCGACGCGGAGCGGGTCGTGGTGCTCTGGGGGAGCGACGCCGCGGGCACGTTGAGCCACCTGCCGCTCAGCCTCACCGACCTGCCGAGGTTCGCGGCCACCGTGCGCGGCCGGGCGGAGGTCGCGGGCGTCGACTACAACGGCGCGTGGCCATGGCCGTTCCGTGCGGTCGGCAGCGCCGACGCGCCGCTGCGGCTGCGCGGCAGCATCGCGAGCGGCAACCTGTTCCGCGTGCTGGGCGCGCGCCCGGTGCTCGGCCGCGCGCTGCGCCCGGAGGACGACGTGATCGGCGCGCCGCGTGTGATGGTGCTGAGTCACGCCGCGTGGCGCACCCAGTTCGGCGGCGATCCGCGCGTCATCGGCCGCACGCTGCACGCGGTGGTGTGGAACGCCGACTACACGATCGTCGGCGTCATGCCGCCGGGGCTCGACGAACCGCGCGGCGTGCAGTTCTGGACGGCGATGGCGCCGACCGCCGCGGTGAACGGCTCGCTCGAGAAGTCGCCGTTCGACGTCGACGTCGTCGCGCGGCTCGCGCCCGGCACGTCGCCCGAGCAGCTGCGCGACGCGCTCACGCGGTTCTATCACGGCAAGACCGGACGGGCCGCATCGCTGTTCGGGACCGCGCGCGCCTCGGTGCGCACGCTGCCGACGCTCGTCGCCGGCGACGCGCGCCCCGCGTTCACGGCGCTCGCGGCCGCGGCGGCGATCGTGCTGCTCGTGACGTGTGGCAACGTCGCGGGGCTCGTGCTCGTCCGCGCCGCGCGACGCCGGCGCGAGCTCGCCGTGCGCGCCGCGATCGGCGCCGGCCGCGCGCGGCTGATCGGACAGCTGCTCGCCGAGCACGCGCTGCTCGCCACGGCCGGCGGCGCGTTGGGCGCGATCGTCGCCGCCGGCGCGGTGCGGGCGTTCGTGGCGCTCGCGCCGGCCGAGCTGCCGCGCATCGCGGACGTCGGCGTGGACTGGTCGGTGCTCGTCGCCGCCGGCGCGGTCACCGCGGTCGTGGTGCTGCTCGTGGGCGTCGCGCCGGCGGTCGCTGCGTCGCGCGTCGCACCCGCGGACACGTTGGGCGGCGCGCGCGGCGCGGTGGGCCGACACGCGGACACGCGCGCGCGCCGCGCGCTCATCGGCACGCAGGTCACGCTCGCGCTCGTGGTGCTCGCGGGCGCGCTGCTCGTCGGCCGGAGCCTCGCGAACCTCGCCGCGCTCGATCTCGGCATCCCTGCCGCCGACCGTCTCGCGATCGTGCAATTGCTGCCGTCGGTCGGGGCGGGGGACTTCGACGGCGACGAC
This DNA window, taken from Gemmatirosa kalamazoonensis, encodes the following:
- a CDS encoding NAD(P)/FAD-dependent oxidoreductase, with the protein product MMTDIGLIPTPAVWEDAPGLDLPTLGGEVEADVCVVGLGGSGLAAVRALTAAGRRVVGIDAGEVACGAAGRNGGFLLAGLYEFHHDAVAKIGRARARRLYELTIAEVARLAAETPEAVRLVGSLRVAASPEEEDDCRAQLAAMRADALPVEWYEGPEGHGLLVPTDGAMHPLRRVRALATRALGDGARLFERTRAVDIAGDVVRTDGGTVRCGGVVVAVDGALDRLLPELAPRVRTARLQMLATAPAPEVHVPRPVYARWGYDYWQQLADGAIALGGARDVGGDAEWTHDARPTAPVQRALETLLRDRLGVRAPVVRRWAALVGYSDTGLPVLAEVRPGVWACGAYSGTGNVLGALCGRAAALHAAGAPDAAARELVALLRGAD
- a CDS encoding alpha/beta fold hydrolase codes for the protein MRRLLLLVGLAAAVPATAQPRQSSPGVTQGDFTTRDFRFESGETLPELRLHFRTLGRPRRDARGVVRNAVLVLHGTGGSGSQFLSPQFVSLYAPGQPFDTSRFYVVLPDDIGHGGSSKPSDGLRMRFPRYGYTDMVRAEHLLLTQALGVNHLRVVLGTSMGCMHAWMWGEAYPDFVDGLVPLACAPTQIAGRNRMMRRLAMDAIRADPAWQNGDYTTPPVQGLRGAIEMLWIMGTAPIQQHAQAPTRDAADSVISAYMQRQLRATDANDFLYQFDSSRDYDPSPKLETIQAPVLAINSADDEVNPPSLGIMERLMPRVPHGRYVLIPESAQTRGHGTHTVAAVWGAQLAAFLGSLPER
- a CDS encoding TolB family protein; protein product: MRLRLTLAALLLPAALAAQPRPFDFSIANIMRGPELYGREPQRVRWSADGKWIYFQWNPPGTDWRETPKAYRVRAQAGATPERVSDAAMDSAGPLLERGSLSPDRRWRAVASDGDLFLLDARTGSVRRLTETLAAESSPQFSADSRRVFFVRDNNVFSIDLDGGLVRQLTDVRSGPAPVDSARAAGQRGALEATQRELFEAVRDRAARDSIAAAERKAREARLPKPLFLLQGERVQSVSVAPSGTALLITTFQPAARARGRCRCRTTSR
- a CDS encoding ADOP family duplicated permease; the protein is MSQLWNDPRQALRALGRVPVFTLAVTLTLGLGIGLAAGTAVIARAVAFAGLPVRDAERVVVLWGSDAAGTLSHLPLSLTDLPRFAATVRGRAEVAGVDYNGAWPWPFRAVGSADAPLRLRGSIASGNLFRVLGARPVLGRALRPEDDVIGAPRVMVLSHAAWRTQFGGDPRVIGRTLHAVVWNADYTIVGVMPPGLDEPRGVQFWTAMAPTAAVNGSLEKSPFDVDVVARLAPGTSPEQLRDALTRFYHGKTGRAASLFGTARASVRTLPTLVAGDARPAFTALAAAAAIVLLVTCGNVAGLVLVRAARRRRELAVRAAIGAGRARLIGQLLAEHALLATAGGALGAIVAAGAVRAFVALAPAELPRIADVGVDWSVLVAAGAVTAVVVLLVGVAPAVAASRVAPADTLGGARGAVGRHADTRARRALIGTQVTLALVVLAGALLVGRSLANLAALDLGIPAADRLAIVQLLPSVGAGDFDGDDGNTRWLDALAAVAERLRGTPGVVAVAPVVAPPFSGTGGWDGQLVPEGAAPNDSARGVYLNMESTSADYLKVTGVPLLRGRFLTDADREGAPSVIVLSARGARLLWPNEDAVGKRVHMGAGGSLLTVVGVVGDTRYRDYFDPRPSLFFPYRQFAQPPNYLAVRTALDPSLALGAVRRAAREVSTAILVSETGTMRRLVAAPLARPRLLTAVLASYALVTVVLTVAGLYGVVAGAVAQRRRELGVRSALGATPRALGALVLGEGFRVVLVGAAVGLFGAVAGGRLLAATLHGVSPADPLSLGGAAVVLLGVCLAAAAVPAWRAARADPADVLRSE